The Prunus persica cultivar Lovell chromosome G7, Prunus_persica_NCBIv2, whole genome shotgun sequence genome has a segment encoding these proteins:
- the LOC18770993 gene encoding cytokinin riboside 5'-monophosphate phosphoribohydrolase LOG7 — protein sequence MEETKSRFNRICVFCGSSSGKKASYQEAAVELGKELVERRIDLVYGGGSVGLMGLVSQAVHDGGRHVLGVIPRTLMPRELTGETVGEVRTVSDMHQRKAEMARQADAFIALPGGYGTLEELLEVITWAQLGIHRKPVGLLNVDGFYNSLLSFIDKAVDEGFISTTARQIIVSAPTAKQLVRQLEEYVPEQDEITSKLVWEEVDRINYVSEPRDVLAFD from the exons atgGAAGAGACAAAGTCGAGATTCAATAGgatttgtgttttttgtgGTAGCAGTTCAGGGAAGAAAGCCAGCTACCAAGAAGCTGCTGTTGAACTTGGGAAGGAGCTG GTGGAGCGAAGGATTGATTTGGTCTATGGTGGTGGAAGCGTGGGATTGATGGGTCTTGTTTCTCAGGCAGTTCATGATGGCGGGCGCCATGTCCTAGG AGTTATTCCAAGGACCTTAATGCCTAGAGAG TTAACCGGTGAGACTGTTGGTGAAGTGAGAACTGTCTCAGATATGCACCAAAGGAAAGCTGAGATGGCCCGTCAAGCCGATGCTTTCATTGCCCTCCCTG GTGGTTATGGCACTCTAGAAGAATTGCTGGAAGTCATTACCTGGGCTCAGCTTGGAATCCACCGCAAACCT gtGGGCCTCTTGAATGTGGACGGCTTCTACAATTCTTTGTTGAGTTTCATTGATAAGGCCGTTGATGAAGGCTTTATTTCTACTACTGCACGTCAAATCATCGTGTCTGCTCCAACAGCCAAGCAATTGGTCAGACAACTTGAG GAGTATGTACCAGAGCAGGATGAAATAACATCAAAGCTGGTTTGGGAAGAGGTGGACAGAATAAATTATGTGTCTGAACCACGTGATGTGTTGGCTTTTGATTGA
- the LOC18769953 gene encoding uncharacterized protein LOC18769953, producing the protein MKIKPVLHHNHPKITSTTPTPALPITCHHITKTQTLKTLNPNHTQSQRLRICTNPTTTRKRFSTISAATLQPSQPLDLTEDNIRQVLADARIEFGQLFDTSVGMTGQVELAELDGPYVKISLKGRFWHERSVVLARLANYLKQRIPEILEVDIEDEKQLDDSPENF; encoded by the exons ATGAAGATCAAACCAGTTCTTCATCACAACCACCCCAAAATCACATCAACAACCCCTACACCAGCCCTCCCCATTACTTGTCATCACATCACCAAAACTCAAACCCTGAAAACCCTTAACCCCAACCACACACAAAGCCAGAGGCTGAGGATCTGTACAAACCCAACAACAACCAGAAAGAGATTCTCAACCATATCAGCAGCAACACTTCAGCCTTCACAGCCTCTCGATCTAACTGAAGACAATATCAGACAGGTCTTGGCAGATGCAAGAATTGAATTTGGACAGCTCTTTGACACTTCTGTTGGCATGACAG GGCAAGTTGAACTTGCCGAACTGGACGGGCCCTATGTGAAGATCAGTCTCAAAGGCCGGTTTTGGCACGAGCGCAGTGTGGTTCTGGCTAGACTGGCCAATTATCTCAAGCAGAGGATCCCT GAAATTTTGGAGGTAGATATAGAAGATGAGAAACAATTGGATGACAGCCCTGAAAACTTTTAG
- the LOC18771450 gene encoding 2-Cys peroxiredoxin BAS1, chloroplastic, producing the protein MAASTALISSTPSRAFSSKSTPLVASSSISKPISQTLTFPKSFNGLRLPRVAHSVSLSRGAHSRRSFLVKASVDELPLVGNVAPDFEAEAVFDQEFIKVKLSEYIGKKYVILFFYPLDFTFVCPTEITAFSDRHAEFEELNTEILGVSVDSVFSHLAWVQTDRKSGGLGDLNYPLISDVTKSISKSYDVLIPDQGIALRGLFIIDKEGVIQHSTINNLAIGRSVDETKRTLQALQYVQDNPDEVCPAGWKPGEKSMKPDPKLSKEYFSAI; encoded by the exons ATGGCTGCCTCCACCGCTCTCATTTCCTCAACCCCATCTAGGGCtttctcctccaaatccaCGCCTCTCGTCGCGTCTTCCTCCATTTCCAAGCCCATCTCCCAAACCCTAACCTTCCCCAAATCCTTCAATGGCCTCCGCCTACCACGCGTCGCCCATTCGGTTTCTCTCTCCCGGGGCGCTCATTCCAGAAGGTCCTTCCTCGTCAAAGCTTCTGTGGATGAGCTTCCTCTGGTTGGAAACGTAGCTCCTGATTTTGAGGCTGAGGCTGTTTTCGACCAGGAATTCATCAAG GTCAAGCTCTCTGAATACATTGGGAAGAAATATGTGATTCTGTTTTTCTACCCACTGGACTTCACATTTGTTTGCCCCACAG AAATCACTGCTTTCAGCGATCGTCACGCTGAGTTTGAGGAACTCAACACAGAAATCTTGGGTGTTTCAGTTGACAGTGTG TTTTCGCACCTTGCATGGGTCCAAACAGATAGGAAGTCAGGAGGACTTGGTGATTTGAACTATCCGTTGATCTCTGATGTCAccaaatcaatttcaaaatcctATGATGTGCTGATCCCAGATCAG GGAATTGCATTGAGAGGACTTTTCATTATTGACAAGGAAGGTGTCATTCAACACTCCACCATTAACAATCTTGCCATTGGCCGTAGTGTGGATGAGACTAAGAGAACGCTCCAG GCCTTGCAGTACGTTCAGGACAATCCTGATGAAGTTTGCCCTGCTGGTTGGAAGCCTGGGGAGAAATCCATGAAGCCAGACCCCAAGCTCAGCAAAGAGTACTTCTCCGCGATATAG
- the LOC18769509 gene encoding transcription termination factor MTEF1, chloroplastic codes for MQETHFLTTTKQPFFSSYSHPNPKPQSLSSSHHDSLHPKNPKSPHFPILSTKTTLSLPLQSLKPPSSPTPHSDFQEKVLYLDSIGLDFFSLINHHPPILSSPLPHIKSTVHFLLTSIGFNSPELRRLIGMCPEILSSRVAEIVPVLTFLLREARVNGSDLRRVLNRRPRLLACCVKTRLRPTLYFLQSIGISQVNKHTSLLSCSVEDKLQPRIDYLEKIGFSRRDALSMFRRFPQLFCYSIEQNFEPKFNYFVVEMGRDLKELKEFPHYFSFSLENRIRPRHQRCVEKGVCFPLPVLLKTSEARFRDRLEIFCNSSIPFRNSPLWCTNSISDDLEK; via the coding sequence ATGCAAGAAACCCACTTcctcaccaccaccaagcAACCCTTTTTCTCCTCCTACTCCCACCCCAACCCCAAACCCCAATCCCTCTCTTCCTCTCACCATGACTCTTTACaccccaaaaacccaaaatccccCCACTTCCCAATCCTCTCCACCAAAACCACCCTCTCCCTTCCCCTCCAATCCCTCAAGCCACCCTCCTCCCCAACCCCCCACTCAGACTTCCAGGAAAAAGTCCTCTACCTAGACTCAATCGGCCTCGACTTCTTCTCCTTAATCAACCACCACCCTCCGATCCTCTCCTCCCCTCTCCCCCACATAAAATCCACCGTCCATTTCCTCCTCACCTCCATCGGCTTCAACTCCCCGGAGCTCCGCCGCCTCATTGGCATGTGCCCCGAAATCCTCTCCTCCCGAGTCGCCGAAATCGTCCCCGTCCTCACCTTCCTCCTCCGCGAGGCCCGCGTCAACGGCTCCGATCTCCGCCGCGTCCTCAATCGACGCCCCAGATTGCTTGCCTGCTGCGTCAAGACCCGCCTCCGCCCCACCCTCTACTTCCTCCAGAGCATCGGCATTTCCCAAGTGAACAAGCAcacctctctcctctcctgcAGCGTCGAGGACAAGCTCCAGCCCCGAATCGACTACCTCGAGAAAATCGGGTTCTCTCGCCGAGACGCTCTCTCCATGTTTCGGCGGTTCCCGCAGCTCTTCTGCTACAGCATCGAGCAGAATTTCGAGCCGAAATTCAATTACTTCGTGGTGGAGATGGGGCGAGACTTGAAGGAGCTCAAGGAGTTTCCGCACTACTTCTCGTTCAGCTTGGAGAATCGGATTCGGCCGAGACACCAGCGGTGTGTGGAGAAAGGGGTTTGTTTTCCTCTGCCTGTTTTGTTAAAAACCAGTGAGGCTCGGTTTCGGGATAGGCTGGAGATTTTTTGTAATTCTTCCATCCCTTTCAGAAATTCTCCTCTGTGGTGTACAAATTCGATTTCTGATGATTtggaaaaatga